Proteins co-encoded in one Spirosoma endbachense genomic window:
- a CDS encoding helix-hairpin-helix domain-containing protein, with translation MTNSEIVDLLELTGRLMELHDRDAFRTRTFQTAAFNLDKTTADLAQLSIDELTKLPGVGKSVAGKIREIVETGHLTDLEELLAQTPSGVLDMFRIKGLGVKKVRTLWQELGIDNLQDLKVAGENGQIAKTKGFGANTQEKILTALEFLQEQQGKVRMDKAAMIANVLHDELIKHFERVEISGQVRRKAQEVDTVQLLVQTSDPISAMKTLANLANLEQNEPESSPFVWRGKLEGFDVLVELLLYPAEQINRQLFIQTATDSHLQQVGNGGFPLLQIAQTSTMAEVEAETAEVEAAIYARAGLPYIVPEMREDDFAFRWASRHRNDELVTWEDLRGTLHNHSTWSDGKQSVADMAAYCRELGLTYFGIADHSKTASYANGLDSDRVRQQQLEIDQLNAGLGQDFRIFKGIESDILGDGSLDYDDATLATFDYVVASVHQTLTMSLEKATTRLLRAIENPYTTILGHPTGRLLLAREGYPIDHRAIIDACAEHQVVIEINASPYRLDIDWHWIDYAMQKGVMLSINPDAHDLVGLLDMHYGVAIGRKGGLTRAMTFNALTLTEMSDYLQRRRERTRT, from the coding sequence ATGACCAATTCCGAAATCGTTGATTTACTCGAACTAACGGGCCGACTAATGGAACTCCATGACCGTGATGCCTTCCGCACACGGACTTTTCAGACGGCCGCGTTCAATCTGGACAAAACCACCGCTGATCTGGCCCAGCTATCGATCGATGAGCTAACCAAACTGCCCGGTGTGGGCAAGTCAGTGGCTGGTAAAATCCGTGAAATCGTAGAAACCGGACACCTGACCGACCTCGAGGAGCTATTGGCTCAGACGCCGTCGGGTGTTCTGGATATGTTTCGAATCAAAGGATTGGGCGTCAAGAAGGTACGGACCCTCTGGCAGGAGTTGGGTATCGACAATCTTCAAGATCTGAAAGTAGCAGGCGAAAACGGCCAGATTGCTAAAACTAAGGGGTTTGGGGCCAATACGCAGGAGAAAATTCTGACGGCCCTGGAGTTTTTACAGGAGCAACAGGGTAAGGTTCGTATGGACAAAGCAGCCATGATTGCCAATGTGCTGCACGATGAACTGATAAAACACTTCGAGCGGGTCGAGATCAGCGGTCAGGTCCGCCGGAAGGCACAAGAGGTCGATACGGTACAATTGCTGGTACAGACCAGTGATCCAATTTCTGCGATGAAGACGCTGGCTAATCTGGCCAATCTGGAGCAGAACGAGCCCGAGTCGTCGCCGTTTGTGTGGCGGGGAAAACTGGAGGGATTCGACGTACTGGTTGAATTACTGTTGTATCCGGCCGAACAGATAAACCGCCAGTTGTTTATTCAAACGGCAACCGATTCGCATCTGCAACAAGTCGGTAATGGCGGATTCCCGTTATTGCAGATCGCCCAAACCAGTACAATGGCCGAGGTTGAAGCAGAAACGGCCGAGGTTGAAGCGGCCATTTATGCACGGGCGGGTCTGCCCTACATTGTACCCGAAATGCGGGAAGATGATTTCGCGTTTCGCTGGGCCAGCCGTCATCGCAACGACGAGCTTGTGACCTGGGAAGATCTGCGCGGAACCCTTCATAACCACAGTACCTGGTCGGACGGAAAACAGTCGGTTGCTGATATGGCGGCTTATTGCCGCGAACTGGGCCTGACCTACTTTGGTATTGCCGACCACTCAAAAACGGCTTCTTATGCCAACGGCCTCGACAGTGACCGGGTTCGACAGCAACAACTTGAAATCGATCAGCTCAATGCTGGTCTTGGTCAGGACTTTCGCATTTTTAAGGGGATCGAATCCGACATTCTGGGCGATGGCTCCCTGGATTACGACGACGCTACGCTGGCGACCTTCGATTATGTTGTCGCGTCGGTACACCAGACCCTGACCATGTCGCTCGAAAAAGCGACCACGCGATTACTGCGGGCAATCGAAAATCCCTATACAACGATTCTGGGACATCCGACCGGCCGACTGCTACTGGCCCGCGAAGGCTATCCTATCGATCACCGGGCTATCATCGACGCCTGTGCAGAGCATCAGGTTGTGATCGAAATCAACGCCAGTCCCTATCGGCTCGATATCGATTGGCACTGGATCGATTATGCCATGCAAAAAGGAGTAATGCTGAGCATTAACCCCGATGCGCACGATCTGGTCGGGTTGCTCGACATGCACTACGGCGTAGCCATCGGCCGGAAAGGTGGATTAACCCGCGCCATGACCTTCAATGCCCTGACGCTGACCGAAATGAGCGACTATCTGCAACGACGACGGGAAAGGACACGTACATAG